A section of the Deltaproteobacteria bacterium genome encodes:
- a CDS encoding flagellar hook capping protein — protein MVTVNNTINDIVTTSGSNGATSHTKSLGKDDFLKMLVAQLKNQDPLNPMDGTEFAAQLAQFSSLEQLTHMNARLEALGTANNTQAVSLLGKEVTVNQGSEFQVEGDTAGFGYSLAKDAAQVSIRILDASGTEVDRIEAGAQSAGLQNVVWSRGDHGSGLYSYKVTAVDGEGNAVGVTSMTTGRVTAVQYKDNSIYLKINGQEVPFSDVVAVRNG, from the coding sequence ATGGTGACAGTCAACAATACGATCAATGACATTGTGACAACCAGCGGGTCCAACGGCGCCACATCGCATACCAAAAGCCTGGGGAAGGACGATTTCCTGAAGATGCTCGTCGCGCAACTGAAGAACCAGGACCCCCTGAACCCGATGGACGGAACGGAGTTCGCGGCCCAACTGGCCCAGTTCTCCAGTCTCGAGCAGCTGACCCACATGAACGCCCGATTGGAGGCTCTGGGAACGGCGAACAACACCCAGGCCGTAAGCCTCCTGGGCAAGGAAGTGACGGTCAACCAGGGGAGTGAATTCCAGGTGGAGGGGGACACGGCAGGCTTCGGTTACAGTCTGGCAAAAGACGCGGCCCAGGTTTCCATCAGGATTCTGGATGCCTCGGGGACTGAAGTGGACCGGATTGAGGCGGGGGCGCAGTCCGCCGGTCTGCAGAACGTGGTCTGGAGCAGGGGCGATCACGGTAGCGGTCTGTATTCCTACAAGGTGACGGCCGTCGATGGGGAGGGCAACGCGGTGGGCGTGACAAGTATGACCACGGGCAGGGTGACGGCCGTGCAGTACAAGGACAACAGCATATATCTGAAGATAAACGGTCAGGAGGTTCCTTTCAGTGATGTGGTGGCTGTCAGGAACGGATGA
- the fliM gene encoding flagellar motor switch protein FliM has product MSQILSQEEVDALLRGIAGGDIETEMEDIHDPSEVTLYDLTSQDRIIRGRMPTLEMTNEKFARMFRTTLSSLMRKVIGVNSMSVSMMKFGEFLKTLPVPTSLHLFRMEPLRGNAIFVMESKIIFTLVDILFGGTGKEFFKVEGREFTAIENSLIKKVVLSALVDLERAWKALIDVRVQYQRSEVNPQFAQIVPLTDVVVIVNFEIEVEYNTGIMSLCLPYAGLEPIRDKLQAGFQSEQMEIDRTWAERFKRTLTLSKIDLVVELGKTKIKSRDVVDLKKGDVVVLDKYASDPLFLLVEGMPKFMCVPGISKGNQAVQVSHVISRDEVIDYGTE; this is encoded by the coding sequence ATGTCACAGATACTATCTCAGGAAGAGGTCGATGCCCTGCTCCGCGGGATTGCCGGCGGCGATATCGAAACGGAGATGGAGGACATTCACGACCCGTCGGAGGTCACCCTCTATGATCTGACCAGTCAGGACCGGATCATCCGGGGGCGGATGCCTACGCTGGAAATGACCAACGAAAAATTCGCCCGCATGTTCCGCACCACCCTCTCTTCGTTGATGCGCAAGGTGATCGGTGTGAATTCCATGTCCGTCAGCATGATGAAATTCGGCGAATTTCTGAAGACACTGCCCGTTCCGACGAGCCTTCACCTGTTCCGCATGGAGCCTCTCCGGGGGAATGCGATTTTTGTCATGGAATCGAAAATCATCTTTACCCTGGTGGACATTCTCTTCGGCGGAACGGGGAAGGAGTTTTTCAAGGTGGAAGGGCGCGAATTTACGGCCATCGAGAACAGCCTGATCAAAAAAGTTGTGTTGAGCGCCCTTGTTGACCTGGAAAGGGCCTGGAAAGCCCTCATCGATGTCAGGGTGCAGTATCAGAGATCGGAGGTCAACCCCCAGTTTGCGCAGATTGTGCCCCTGACGGACGTTGTGGTTATCGTGAATTTCGAGATCGAGGTCGAATACAACACGGGCATCATGTCCCTGTGTCTTCCCTACGCCGGTCTCGAGCCCATCCGGGACAAGTTGCAGGCCGGTTTCCAGAGCGAGCAGATGGAAATCGACAGGACTTGGGCCGAGCGTTTCAAGCGGACCCTGACTCTCTCCAAAATCGATCTGGTTGTCGAACTGGGGAAGACAAAGATCAAAAGTCGGGACGTTGTCGATCTGAAGAAGGGGGATGTAGTCGTCCTCGACAAATACGCATCCGATCCCCTGTTTCTCCTGGTGGAAGGCATGCCCAAATTCATGTGCGTGCCGGGTATTTCAAAGGGCAACCAGGCGGTGCAGGTGTCGCATGTCATCAGCCGTGATGAGGTAATAGACTATGGAACAGAATGA
- the fliO gene encoding flagellar biosynthetic protein FliO, with product MMETISFFPALLKMIAALAVVLGIMVGLAFLVRRFFPQTGLAASDGSAIRILAVKYLGPKSSIMIVDILGRAVVIGISNQQVSHIMTIDDAASLERLDSLSRQRGGQIMPAGFPGHYRKWVRSFIRPSKENRRP from the coding sequence ATGATGGAAACCATTTCCTTTTTTCCGGCCCTCCTGAAGATGATCGCCGCCCTGGCCGTGGTGCTGGGGATTATGGTCGGTCTGGCCTTCCTGGTTCGCCGCTTCTTTCCACAGACGGGCCTGGCCGCATCGGACGGCTCGGCCATCCGTATTCTTGCGGTCAAGTATCTGGGGCCGAAGAGCAGCATCATGATCGTCGATATCCTCGGTCGGGCCGTGGTCATCGGCATATCCAATCAGCAGGTGTCCCACATCATGACCATTGACGATGCGGCGTCCCTGGAGAGGCTGGATTCCCTGAGCCGCCAAAGGGGCGGTCAAATCATGCCGGCCGGTTTCCCGGGGCATTACAGGAAATGGGTCAGATCGTTCATCCGGCCCAGCAAGGAAAACAGGCGTCCATGA
- the fliN gene encoding flagellar motor switch protein FliN, whose translation MEQNEIDALMKEMEEGEGEASATFPTDEENLGWDDVQEELEASRKEEPVTEVASVGFGELQPGDAPKANMDIDFILDIPLTLTVELGRSKMLISELLQLGQGSVVELTKLAGEPMDIFINQRLIARGEVVVVNEKFGVRLTDIISPAERVNRLR comes from the coding sequence ATGGAACAGAATGAAATCGATGCACTGATGAAAGAAATGGAGGAGGGGGAAGGCGAAGCGTCCGCAACGTTTCCGACGGACGAGGAGAACCTGGGTTGGGATGATGTTCAGGAGGAACTGGAGGCCTCCAGAAAGGAAGAACCGGTGACGGAAGTGGCCAGTGTCGGTTTTGGCGAACTTCAGCCCGGTGATGCCCCGAAAGCGAACATGGACATCGATTTCATTCTGGACATCCCTCTGACGCTGACGGTCGAGCTTGGACGAAGCAAGATGCTGATCAGCGAACTGCTGCAGCTGGGACAGGGATCCGTTGTCGAACTGACCAAGCTTGCGGGGGAACCCATGGACATCTTCATCAATCAGCGTCTCATCGCCCGGGGTGAAGTGGTCGTCGTCAACGAAAAATTCGGTGTCCGCCTGACCGATATCATTTCACCGGCCGAGCGGGTGAACCGGCTGCGCTGA
- a CDS encoding flagellar motor protein MotB: MVRPYMVWKRTGFASDPVTGGRGWLVIFNDMMTLILTFFVLILSMSDMDKPSIDQVSQSVSEVFGVGGVRKPLVIPRTTQPSSDRGQIQAERNPEIAATAIQIASLPGMEARTTPEGIRIGMNEKVLFAPNSDVLGERSRRMLLSLAPILDESRAAVTVEGHTDSQPPVGERFPSNWELSTARAVSVAAFLAGEGGIAPERLSAVGYGEARPRAANDDARSRQMNRRVEIKLKFQKQ, translated from the coding sequence ATGGTCAGGCCTTATATGGTGTGGAAAAGAACGGGTTTTGCGTCGGACCCGGTGACCGGGGGCAGGGGTTGGCTGGTGATCTTCAATGACATGATGACCCTTATCCTGACCTTCTTTGTGCTCATCCTTTCCATGTCGGATATGGACAAGCCCAGTATAGATCAGGTCTCGCAGTCCGTGAGCGAGGTATTTGGCGTCGGGGGAGTCCGGAAACCCCTGGTGATACCGAGAACGACGCAGCCTTCTTCCGACCGGGGGCAGATTCAGGCGGAGAGGAATCCGGAGATAGCGGCAACGGCGATCCAGATCGCGTCGCTTCCGGGCATGGAAGCCCGGACAACACCGGAAGGGATACGGATCGGTATGAACGAGAAGGTGTTGTTCGCGCCCAATTCGGATGTGCTCGGTGAACGAAGCCGGCGGATGCTGCTGTCCCTGGCGCCGATTCTCGATGAATCCCGCGCCGCGGTGACCGTGGAGGGGCATACGGACAGCCAGCCCCCTGTCGGTGAAAGGTTTCCCTCGAACTGGGAATTGTCCACCGCCCGCGCCGTCAGCGTGGCTGCTTTCCTGGCGGGGGAGGGGGGGATTGCTCCGGAGCGCTTGTCCGCCGTCGGATACGGAGAAGCGCGGCCCCGGGCGGCCAACGATGATGCACGGTCCCGTCAGATGAACCGGAGAGTGGAAATTAAACTGAAATTCCAGAAACAGTGA
- a CDS encoding flagellar hook protein FlgE — protein MSSALWIGTTGLTASSKQMDVIGNNLANSNTLGFKAGNTYFASMLNQSLSGGSSGTMQVGQGVTIAAVAPQFGQGSFESTGNATDLAIDGEGFFILRDSEGAQYFTRAGAFHVDREGYLVDLNGYRVQGYNLYVAGQEEMETAIRLQNVQSAPRASTEIGIGANLNDAALPGERFNITQTVFDSLGHAHGLAVNFMRTEGNGTWGFSTTLDGTNAGTNSAHGVIFDANGNLESFYTGGFGTGPTVAGGGTITESTINRPGQIYKDTVGDIVLTFDEAAQRWAPTSYGGYDGLAVDQTGTSLSIDLDGKGGPDITFDLGGTFADGDTITFSLYNTVTPAASDISMVFGPLSNGATIGNGNQLNWNVVGDDAPIITGYASSSVVKSLHNNGYSSGVLKSLSVDKEGIVNGFFTNGQSAALGQILLASFPDVLGLQKSGNYFIETVRSGEALRNRPGSGGLGETMSNSLEISNTDVAKEFINMISAQRAYQANAKVITTADTLLSVLMDIKR, from the coding sequence ATGTCAAGTGCGCTTTGGATCGGAACAACGGGGTTGACGGCGAGCTCGAAACAGATGGATGTCATTGGCAACAATCTGGCCAATTCCAATACGTTGGGTTTTAAGGCGGGGAATACCTATTTTGCCAGCATGCTCAATCAGAGCCTGTCCGGCGGGTCGAGCGGAACCATGCAGGTCGGGCAGGGCGTGACGATTGCCGCCGTGGCGCCGCAATTCGGCCAGGGTTCCTTCGAGTCGACGGGTAACGCAACGGATCTCGCCATCGACGGGGAGGGGTTTTTTATCCTCAGGGATTCGGAAGGCGCCCAGTATTTTACTCGGGCCGGGGCCTTTCATGTGGACAGGGAGGGCTATCTGGTTGACTTGAACGGGTACCGGGTGCAGGGATACAATCTCTACGTTGCCGGTCAGGAGGAGATGGAAACGGCCATTCGTCTGCAAAACGTGCAGTCGGCTCCCCGCGCCTCAACGGAAATCGGTATCGGCGCCAACCTGAATGACGCCGCCCTGCCGGGTGAGAGATTCAATATTACGCAGACCGTTTTTGACTCCCTGGGTCATGCCCATGGTCTGGCCGTCAATTTCATGCGGACCGAGGGCAACGGCACCTGGGGGTTCAGTACCACCCTGGATGGAACCAATGCCGGGACCAACTCCGCCCATGGTGTCATATTTGACGCCAATGGCAACCTGGAGTCGTTTTACACGGGCGGATTTGGGACCGGGCCGACTGTGGCGGGAGGGGGGACGATTACGGAGTCCACAATCAACCGTCCCGGTCAAATTTACAAGGATACGGTGGGTGACATCGTGCTGACCTTCGATGAAGCGGCCCAGAGGTGGGCGCCCACTTCGTATGGGGGTTACGACGGCCTGGCCGTCGATCAGACGGGGACGAGCCTGTCTATCGATCTGGACGGAAAAGGCGGTCCCGATATCACCTTCGATCTTGGGGGGACTTTTGCCGACGGAGACACCATTACCTTCAGCCTGTACAACACGGTAACCCCCGCGGCCAGCGATATCAGCATGGTCTTCGGCCCATTGTCCAACGGGGCCACGATCGGCAACGGCAATCAGCTCAACTGGAATGTCGTGGGTGACGATGCGCCGATCATTACAGGGTACGCCAGTTCGTCCGTCGTGAAGTCCCTGCACAACAACGGCTATAGTTCCGGTGTTTTGAAGTCCCTTTCCGTCGACAAGGAGGGCATCGTCAACGGCTTCTTCACCAACGGCCAGAGCGCCGCCCTCGGCCAGATCCTGTTGGCGAGCTTTCCCGATGTCCTTGGCCTGCAGAAGTCGGGAAACTACTTCATCGAAACCGTCCGCTCCGGTGAGGCCCTTCGCAACCGGCCGGGAAGCGGTGGCCTCGGGGAAACCATGTCCAATTCCCTGGAAATATCCAATACCGACGTGGCCAAGGAGTTTATCAATATGATCAGTGCGCAGCGCGCCTATCAGGCGAACGCCAAAGTCATCACGACGGCGGATACCCTCCTCAGCGTCCTGATGGACATCAAACGCTGA
- a CDS encoding motility protein A (Homolog of MotA, appears to be involved in motility on surfaces and under different ionic conditions. With MotS (a MotB homolog) forms the ion channels that couple flagellar rotation to proton/sodium motive force across the membrane and forms the stator elements of the rotary flagellar machine.), with amino-acid sequence MDIATIVGIIGGFTLVLVAMGWGGGLSWFFDIPSLMIVLGGTFGAVLINYPLSMVFKVVPAARNIFFKRETEVQDLIDLFVEMSGISRREGLLALERMEAKIEDPFLSKAVGLVLDGVDPTDVEIILETEIQSVAERHRLGAEIFTTMGNFAPAMGLMGTLIGLVKMLMQMSDPAQIGPSMSLALITTFYGVILSNLVFQTIAGELRTQSSHELLIKYLMINGTLAMQSGDHPRMVKQKLLSFVAPRERGVMF; translated from the coding sequence GTGGATATTGCAACCATTGTCGGTATAATTGGCGGATTTACTCTCGTCCTTGTGGCCATGGGCTGGGGCGGGGGTCTGAGCTGGTTTTTTGATATTCCTTCATTGATGATTGTTCTGGGCGGAACGTTCGGGGCCGTCCTCATCAACTATCCCCTGTCCATGGTTTTCAAGGTGGTTCCGGCGGCGCGGAATATCTTCTTCAAGCGTGAAACGGAGGTGCAGGATTTGATAGACCTCTTTGTCGAGATGTCCGGGATCTCCAGACGGGAAGGGTTGCTTGCCCTGGAGCGGATGGAAGCGAAAATCGAGGACCCCTTTCTCTCGAAGGCGGTGGGTTTGGTGCTGGACGGCGTTGATCCGACGGATGTGGAAATCATTCTGGAGACGGAAATTCAGTCGGTGGCGGAACGCCACCGGCTTGGCGCGGAGATCTTCACGACGATGGGAAACTTTGCGCCGGCCATGGGACTCATGGGCACCCTGATCGGACTGGTTAAAATGCTGATGCAGATGAGCGATCCCGCCCAGATCGGTCCTTCCATGTCACTGGCCCTGATCACGACGTTTTACGGGGTGATTCTGTCGAACCTCGTCTTTCAGACCATTGCCGGAGAACTCCGAACCCAGAGCAGTCACGAGCTCCTTATCAAATATCTGATGATTAACGGGACGCTGGCCATGCAATCGGGGGATCATCCGCGCATGGTGAAACAGAAGCTGCTGTCCTTTGTCGCGCCCCGTGAAAGGGGGGTGATGTTTTGA